A single region of the Aerosakkonema funiforme FACHB-1375 genome encodes:
- a CDS encoding helix-turn-helix transcriptional regulator, which translates to MEEQQKSKNQILYLLKMRGPQTATVLAEQLQVSPMAIRQHLQALQADRWVTYQEERRPQGRPVKLWQLTDRSTTHFPDSHADLMLDLLRGVEAVFGTPGLEKLLAERTQRQMQTYAACLSEFPQAKDWRGKVAAIACLRNREGYMAEAIDQPDGSMLLVENHCPIRTAAASCQLLCRCELEVFKALLGKQVSIERVEHSLQGDRRCAYLIRD; encoded by the coding sequence ATGGAGGAGCAACAAAAGTCCAAAAATCAAATCCTGTATCTCTTAAAAATGCGCGGCCCGCAGACAGCTACCGTTCTGGCCGAGCAGCTACAGGTGTCTCCGATGGCTATACGCCAGCATTTACAAGCATTACAAGCAGATCGGTGGGTAACGTATCAAGAAGAGCGACGTCCCCAGGGGCGTCCCGTCAAACTTTGGCAGCTAACCGATCGCTCTACCACCCACTTTCCAGATAGTCACGCTGACTTGATGCTTGACTTGCTACGGGGAGTGGAAGCAGTTTTTGGGACGCCTGGACTGGAAAAGTTGCTGGCAGAACGGACGCAAAGGCAGATGCAAACCTACGCAGCCTGTTTATCAGAATTTCCGCAGGCGAAAGACTGGCGGGGAAAAGTGGCGGCGATCGCTTGTCTGCGAAATCGAGAAGGCTACATGGCAGAAGCGATCGACCAGCCAGACGGTTCTATGCTATTGGTGGAAAACCACTGTCCCATCCGTACTGCCGCCGCTAGCTGCCAGCTGTTGTGTCGTTGCGAATTGGAAGTCTTTAAAGCCCTTCTGGGCAAGCAAGTTTCCATCGAACGGGTAGAACATAGTTTGCAGGGCGATCGGCGATGTGCTTATTTAATTAGGGACTAG
- a CDS encoding RsmB/NOP family class I SAM-dependent RNA methyltransferase produces the protein MENPSKLLLKLSRRLFEDSTVQEKFIEALVHPQPFAPCIVWCREKPDTIPFAVETPTSWQPKFVDRLLLGSKPGQHPLHEQGYYYCLDFSSVFAASSLFAISSPVHLLFDICASPGGKTIFSWKALSPKLIIANEVIGKRLGMLISNLKRCRVSPLNVLNKDSSILAQQLPRTSNLVIVDAPCTGQSLLAKGDKAPGCFHEAAINKSANRQKRIIANSAQIVAPQGYLAYMTCTYSPEENERVCEWFMKKFPQFQPVQIPHLAALQSHLTNMPCYRIWPQERLGAGAFTMLFQNTEEGEADRLKEDALENMSILCTPGDNLV, from the coding sequence ATGGAAAATCCTTCTAAGTTATTACTTAAACTCAGTCGGCGTCTGTTTGAAGACTCAACTGTACAAGAAAAATTCATCGAAGCATTAGTTCATCCTCAACCTTTTGCCCCTTGCATTGTTTGGTGTCGAGAAAAACCGGACACTATACCTTTTGCGGTGGAAACGCCGACGTCGTGGCAACCGAAATTTGTCGATCGCCTATTATTAGGCAGCAAACCAGGCCAACATCCTCTTCACGAACAAGGCTATTATTATTGTTTAGATTTTTCTTCTGTGTTTGCAGCTTCTAGCTTATTTGCTATTTCTTCACCTGTGCATTTACTATTTGATATTTGTGCGTCACCAGGCGGAAAAACTATATTTTCCTGGAAAGCTTTATCGCCTAAATTAATCATTGCTAATGAAGTAATTGGCAAACGGCTGGGAATGCTTATTTCTAATTTAAAACGCTGTCGTGTATCTCCATTAAACGTTTTAAATAAAGATTCTAGCATTCTCGCACAGCAATTACCTAGAACTAGCAATTTAGTAATTGTCGATGCGCCTTGCACCGGGCAATCTTTGCTAGCTAAGGGAGATAAAGCCCCTGGATGCTTTCACGAAGCAGCGATTAATAAAAGTGCAAACAGACAAAAGAGAATCATCGCCAACTCCGCTCAAATCGTTGCACCGCAAGGCTATTTAGCTTACATGACTTGCACCTATTCACCAGAAGAGAATGAGCGAGTTTGTGAGTGGTTTATGAAAAAATTTCCCCAGTTTCAGCCAGTGCAAATTCCCCATTTAGCGGCCTTGCAATCGCACTTGACAAATATGCCTTGCTATCGTATATGGCCGCAAGAACGCTTAGGTGCTGGTGCCTTCACAATGTTGTTTCAAAATACGGAAGAAGGAGAAGCCGATCGGCTGAAAGAAGATGCTTTAGAAAATATGAGTATTCTATGCACTCCAGGTGATAACTTAGTCTAA
- a CDS encoding iron uptake porin, which translates to MNNFFIAAFKLSAVIFGTVLLLGGNALTAEEVKVEADADQKNGDLTKIGFPEFAKQDLQQKRPLSRVTSVSQLEDVQPTDWAFQALQSLIDRYGVIAGYPDGTFRGNRAMTRYEFAAALNAALGRIKELIDAGLANQVREEDLGTLQRLQADFAPELATVATRLDRLDARTARLEASQFSTTTKLSGLVSLSITGATAAGDVKVERIDREDVFSGAGRGADGKPIVSRVTDDPNVTFSQITGLFLTTSFTGKDSLGITLAAGNANSPANVYTSAGLYNTFGVPSSDFTPSAIANDLVVAELGYTFPVNDSVQVVVSPQLFWVRYFDTNTFTNIFGKGASGFNSFGSTLVQDLGRTSGAVLLWRFNEEFELRLGYASNASASDPSRGLFNGNRAATAQLTYSPNSNINLRLLYDRSRTLPVDGQIGIKPIVGIADDGFGGDLEDATSNVFGINFDWLVTPKFGVFGRYFYANTHLNPATDSVESGDLRAQSFQVGLAFPDLGKRGALATLSYVIPFDVLAGRRFLVSGGGDGGMQFDIEASYYYPLTDNIALIPSFYVIENANNFNDNPAIFVGAVRTQFSF; encoded by the coding sequence ATGAACAATTTTTTTATTGCTGCTTTCAAACTAAGTGCAGTTATCTTCGGAACAGTTCTATTGCTAGGGGGTAACGCTCTAACGGCTGAAGAAGTTAAGGTTGAGGCGGATGCTGACCAAAAGAATGGAGATTTAACCAAGATCGGTTTTCCGGAATTTGCGAAGCAAGATTTACAGCAGAAGCGTCCTTTGTCTAGAGTGACTTCTGTTTCTCAGCTCGAAGATGTGCAGCCAACAGACTGGGCTTTTCAAGCTTTGCAGTCTTTGATCGATCGCTATGGCGTGATTGCGGGCTATCCGGACGGGACGTTTCGGGGTAATCGCGCGATGACGCGCTACGAATTCGCAGCAGCGCTGAATGCCGCTTTGGGTAGAATCAAAGAGCTAATAGATGCAGGGTTGGCAAATCAAGTAAGGGAAGAAGATTTAGGAACATTGCAGCGTTTGCAAGCGGATTTTGCTCCAGAACTGGCAACTGTGGCTACGAGACTTGACAGGCTCGACGCACGCACCGCACGGCTGGAGGCAAGTCAATTTTCCACGACGACAAAGCTAAGCGGACTTGTGAGCCTAAGTATAACTGGGGCAACTGCTGCTGGGGATGTGAAAGTGGAGAGGATCGATCGGGAAGATGTTTTTAGTGGGGCTGGGCGGGGAGCGGATGGGAAGCCGATCGTCAGCAGGGTTACGGACGATCCTAACGTGACTTTCAGTCAAATTACCGGCTTGTTTCTCACCACTTCTTTTACGGGTAAAGATTCACTGGGAATCACTTTAGCGGCGGGAAATGCTAACTCGCCTGCCAACGTTTATACTTCGGCAGGTTTGTACAACACGTTTGGTGTTCCCAGTTCCGATTTTACTCCGAGTGCGATCGCTAACGATCTGGTTGTGGCAGAGCTGGGATACACCTTCCCGGTGAATGATTCTGTGCAAGTGGTAGTGAGTCCGCAGTTATTTTGGGTGCGCTACTTTGACACCAATACTTTTACAAATATCTTTGGTAAGGGTGCCAGCGGCTTTAACTCTTTTGGCAGCACTTTGGTACAAGATTTGGGACGCACTAGCGGTGCTGTATTGCTTTGGCGTTTTAATGAAGAGTTTGAGCTTCGTCTCGGTTATGCTAGCAACGCCAGCGCATCTGACCCAAGCAGAGGCTTATTTAATGGTAACCGTGCCGCCACTGCACAGTTGACTTATTCGCCTAACTCGAATATCAATCTGCGACTGCTGTACGATCGTTCCAGAACTCTCCCAGTTGACGGACAAATTGGAATTAAACCGATCGTCGGGATAGCAGATGACGGATTTGGCGGCGACTTGGAAGACGCCACAAGTAATGTTTTTGGGATCAATTTCGATTGGTTGGTTACTCCTAAGTTTGGTGTGTTCGGGCGTTATTTCTACGCGAATACCCACTTAAACCCCGCGACAGATAGTGTGGAAAGCGGCGATTTGAGGGCGCAGTCGTTTCAAGTTGGTTTGGCTTTTCCCGATCTCGGTAAAAGAGGAGCGTTGGCGACTTTATCCTATGTAATACCGTTTGATGTTTTGGCAGGGCGTCGATTCCTCGTGTCTGGAGGGGGCGATGGTGGTATGCAGTTCGACATCGAAGCTAGTTACTATTATCCCCTCACCGATAATATTGCCCTTATCCCAAGCTTTTACGTGATTGAAAACGCCAATAACTTTAATGACAACCCGGCTATCTTCGTAGGGGCTGTGCGAACGCAGTTTAGCTTCTAG